From Pseudomonas sp. CCI4.2, one genomic window encodes:
- a CDS encoding GGDEF domain-containing protein: MSVAKNILIADVDASYELFYVVQLSFDQRLDLTLTLILIGGSLLVATLVCTKFCGIREDVFDLQRQLHGMAYNDTLTGLPNRRAFMERLTVTLADSSAPAPLFFLMLDIDDFKRINDGFGHDVGDQVLVEVSKMLRHRSQGHNFCPAGR; this comes from the coding sequence ATGTCCGTCGCCAAAAATATTCTTATAGCGGATGTGGATGCCTCCTATGAATTGTTTTATGTAGTTCAGCTCAGTTTTGACCAGCGACTGGACCTCACGCTGACGCTGATACTTATTGGGGGGAGCCTGCTGGTTGCCACGCTGGTGTGCACGAAGTTTTGCGGTATACGCGAAGACGTATTCGACTTGCAGCGCCAACTGCATGGTATGGCCTATAACGATACGTTGACTGGTCTGCCCAATCGGCGCGCATTTATGGAGCGGCTGACCGTGACATTGGCCGACAGCTCTGCACCCGCGCCGTTGTTTTTCTTGATGCTCGACATAGACGACTTCAAGAGGATTAATGACGGCTTTGGCCACGATGTCGGCGATCAAGTGTTGGTGGAGGTATCCAAGATGCTGCGACACCGGAGCCAAGGCCATAACTTTTGCCCGGCTGGGCGGTGA
- a CDS encoding IS110 family transposase, whose amino-acid sequence MKKNTTINQSLSSAALSACTTVAVDLAKRVFQVAGEDALGHVLYEERIKSREAFFTFLRHLPPEVIVLVETGPGAQSWARQLQDQGNLARILPAGLVANHRSGAKNDRNDALAILRAGRDSRIAAVPIKSTAALAMQALHRARQGYVRRRTTISNQMRGLLLEHGVALAQGDVAISQTIPRVLEDATQPLPDMLRELIDELLGEWHHTGERINILTGRLETAANDDKTAKRLMTVRGIGPIIATALLAKQTEPERFSNARMFAAYFGMVPEQHSSGEQVRLGKMSKRGDGYIRSLMVQGAHSVLRQLRPDSQQPDDLRLLRWLGRLGRKEAAVRLANRNLRIVWALLQNEQTYRRQPANGQAAMGH is encoded by the coding sequence ATGAAAAAGAATACGACGATTAATCAGTCTTTGTCTTCTGCCGCTCTATCGGCCTGCACGACAGTGGCGGTCGATCTTGCCAAGCGGGTATTCCAGGTCGCCGGGGAAGATGCCCTGGGCCATGTACTTTACGAAGAGCGGATCAAGTCGCGCGAAGCGTTTTTTACATTTCTGCGTCACCTGCCGCCAGAGGTCATAGTGCTGGTGGAAACTGGCCCAGGCGCTCAGTCGTGGGCGCGGCAGCTCCAGGATCAGGGCAATCTGGCGCGGATTCTTCCAGCGGGGTTGGTGGCTAATCATCGCAGCGGTGCCAAGAACGATCGCAACGATGCGCTGGCGATATTGCGTGCCGGCCGCGATAGCCGCATTGCGGCTGTGCCCATCAAAAGCACCGCAGCGCTGGCCATGCAGGCCTTGCATCGGGCTCGTCAGGGTTATGTACGCCGCCGTACAACGATCAGTAATCAGATGCGAGGCTTACTGTTAGAGCACGGCGTTGCGCTGGCGCAGGGCGATGTTGCTATCAGCCAAACCATACCCCGAGTGCTGGAAGACGCTACTCAGCCGTTGCCCGATATGTTGCGCGAACTGATAGACGAATTACTGGGTGAATGGCACCACACGGGCGAGCGAATCAACATCTTGACTGGCCGTCTGGAGACTGCTGCGAACGATGACAAAACCGCCAAACGGCTAATGACCGTGCGTGGTATCGGTCCGATTATCGCCACGGCACTGCTGGCCAAGCAGACTGAACCTGAACGCTTCTCCAATGCGCGCATGTTTGCCGCCTACTTCGGCATGGTGCCTGAGCAGCACAGCAGCGGGGAGCAGGTGCGCCTGGGCAAAATGAGCAAGCGAGGCGATGGCTACATACGCAGCTTGATGGTTCAGGGTGCCCATTCGGTGTTGAGGCAACTGCGGCCTGATTCACAGCAGCCCGACGATCTGCGGCTGCTGCGCTGGTTAGGGCGCCTGGGTCGAAAAGAGGCGGCGGTCCGGTTAGCGAACCGTAACCTGCGCATCGTCTGGGCGCTGCTACAGAATGAACAGACTTATCGCCGCCAACCGGCCAATGGCCAAGCTGCGATGGGCCACTGA
- a CDS encoding glycosyltransferase — protein sequence MKNFSIILVNYKSLELTKACLDLLRDGMCRWGIPVLVVDNYSADASTEYLRTLDWITLIERERVRAEAGSVAHGRALDLALEQVKTEYVFLLHTDTFVYDLSVFDMMLSQCAGPREVAAVGCVEQLNRGLGRSAWRLVSRCVKHYARRAFQALGIKSKAPKPFMEKHLKSFCALWNVRLVKKHGLQFLMDDRNPGYELQDRMVALGYTIRFISPRTLFGYLDHLQSGTVSAVGGYAGSHRRVKVYNQMVKHAGK from the coding sequence ATGAAAAACTTTAGTATTATATTAGTTAATTACAAGTCCCTCGAACTGACTAAGGCGTGTTTGGATTTGTTACGCGATGGGATGTGCCGTTGGGGTATTCCTGTGTTGGTCGTAGACAATTATTCTGCTGACGCCAGTACTGAGTATTTGCGTACGTTGGATTGGATCACGCTGATTGAGCGCGAAAGGGTTCGGGCGGAAGCCGGCAGCGTCGCACACGGGCGGGCGTTGGACCTCGCCTTAGAACAGGTCAAGACGGAATATGTTTTTTTATTGCACACCGACACTTTTGTGTACGACCTTTCTGTGTTTGACATGATGCTCAGTCAATGTGCAGGTCCGCGAGAAGTTGCCGCAGTGGGGTGTGTTGAACAATTAAATCGAGGCCTAGGTCGTTCCGCTTGGCGATTGGTTTCACGCTGTGTAAAACATTACGCGCGTCGAGCTTTCCAAGCCCTGGGCATAAAATCCAAAGCGCCGAAGCCATTTATGGAAAAGCACTTGAAGAGCTTTTGTGCGCTCTGGAATGTGAGGCTGGTTAAAAAACATGGCTTGCAATTTTTAATGGACGATCGTAACCCCGGTTATGAGTTGCAGGACAGAATGGTGGCGCTGGGATATACGATTAGGTTCATCTCGCCCAGGACGCTGTTTGGTTATCTGGATCACCTGCAAAGCGGCACGGTGTCAGCGGTGGGGGGTTACGCGGGGAGTCACCGAAGGGTCAAGGTCTACAATCAGATGGTTAAACACGCTGGCAAATAA
- a CDS encoding formate/nitrite transporter family protein, with product MPVNSPLQIAEMTVEAGVRKAHLPMLSILVLGFLAGAFIALGFLLDIHVSTMIPAQWASLGNLLGAAVFPIGLILVVLAGGELLTGNMMSLPMAMFAGRIRLSAVVRNWLVVTLANLLGALFVAYFFGHFLGLTEGPYLAKTVAAATAKVSADFGHAFISGIGCNWLVCLAVWLSYSSKDAAGKILGMWFPVMAFVAIGFQHVVANMFLIPAAIFADALSWGQFFENFVAVFLGNAVGGAVFVGLAYYVSYTSVSTVQVAPLEYGVSDSASV from the coding sequence ATGCCCGTCAATTCACCTCTACAAATTGCTGAAATGACCGTCGAAGCCGGGGTGAGGAAAGCTCACTTACCGATGCTCTCAATTCTCGTTTTAGGCTTTCTGGCCGGCGCTTTCATTGCGTTAGGCTTTCTACTGGATATCCACGTCAGCACCATGATTCCTGCGCAATGGGCGTCGTTGGGCAATCTGCTGGGCGCAGCGGTGTTTCCCATCGGTCTGATTCTGGTAGTTCTGGCGGGGGGCGAATTGCTCACCGGTAATATGATGAGCCTGCCCATGGCAATGTTCGCCGGAAGAATCCGACTGTCGGCGGTGGTGCGTAACTGGCTGGTGGTCACACTTGCCAATCTGCTCGGCGCGCTTTTCGTGGCCTATTTCTTCGGCCATTTTCTGGGCCTCACCGAAGGCCCGTACCTGGCTAAAACCGTGGCTGCAGCGACGGCTAAAGTCAGTGCGGACTTCGGACATGCCTTCATCTCGGGTATTGGCTGCAACTGGCTGGTGTGCCTGGCGGTCTGGCTGTCTTATTCCAGCAAAGACGCCGCCGGTAAGATCCTGGGCATGTGGTTCCCGGTGATGGCCTTTGTCGCCATCGGTTTCCAACACGTGGTCGCCAATATGTTCCTGATCCCGGCAGCAATTTTCGCAGATGCCTTGAGCTGGGGTCAGTTCTTTGAAAACTTTGTCGCGGTGTTCCTCGGCAACGCGGTGGGTGGTGCGGTGTTCGTCGGCTTGGCGTACTACGTGTCGTATACCAGCGTAAGCACCGTCCAGGTTGCGCCGTTGGAATACGGCGTGTCGGATTCAGCAAGCGTGTAA
- a CDS encoding branched-chain amino acid aminotransferase, giving the protein MSYESINWDKLGFDYIKTDLRYLSHWRNGAWQEGTLTEDNVLHISEGSTALHYGQQCFEGLKAYRCKDGSINLFRPDQNAMRMQRSCARLLMPHVSTEDFIEACKKVVRANERFIPPYGTGGSLYLRPFIIGVGDNIGVRTAPEFIFSIFCMPVGAYFKGGLKPNNFQISSFDRAAANGTGAAKVGGNYAASLLPNSQAKKLNFADCIYLDPLTHSKIEEVGSANFFAITHDDVFVTPKSPSVLPGITRLSLIELAQSRLGLKVVEGDVFIDKLSDFKEAGACGTAAVITPIGGIDYNDNLHVFFSQEEVGPITQKLYNELTGVQSGDIEGPEGWIVKA; this is encoded by the coding sequence ATGAGTTACGAAAGCATAAATTGGGACAAGCTGGGTTTCGATTACATCAAAACAGATCTGCGTTATCTGTCGCACTGGCGTAATGGCGCCTGGCAGGAAGGGACGCTGACCGAAGACAACGTGCTGCACATCAGTGAGGGCTCAACGGCGTTGCACTATGGTCAGCAGTGCTTCGAAGGGCTAAAGGCCTATCGTTGCAAAGATGGCTCGATCAACCTGTTCCGCCCAGACCAGAACGCAATGCGCATGCAGCGCAGCTGTGCGCGGTTGTTGATGCCACACGTGTCGACCGAAGATTTCATCGAAGCCTGTAAAAAAGTCGTGCGTGCCAACGAGCGCTTTATTCCACCTTACGGTACTGGCGGCTCCCTCTATCTGCGTCCGTTCATCATCGGCGTGGGCGACAACATCGGCGTGCGCACTGCGCCTGAGTTTATTTTTTCGATCTTCTGCATGCCGGTGGGTGCTTATTTCAAAGGCGGCCTGAAGCCGAACAACTTCCAGATTTCCAGCTTTGACCGCGCCGCCGCCAACGGTACCGGCGCAGCCAAGGTCGGCGGTAACTACGCAGCCAGCCTGCTGCCGAACTCCCAAGCCAAGAAACTGAATTTCGCCGATTGCATTTACCTCGATCCGCTAACGCATTCGAAGATCGAAGAAGTCGGTTCTGCCAACTTCTTCGCCATCACCCACGACGACGTGTTCGTCACCCCGAAGTCGCCGTCGGTATTGCCAGGCATTACTCGCCTGTCGCTGATCGAACTGGCGCAAAGCCGTCTGGGCCTTAAGGTCGTTGAAGGTGATGTGTTCATCGACAAGCTGAGCGACTTCAAGGAAGCCGGCGCCTGTGGTACAGCTGCCGTCATCACGCCTATCGGCGGGATTGATTACAACGACAACCTTCACGTGTTCTTCAGCCAGGAAGAAGTGGGGCCGATCACACAGAAGCTCTACAACGAGCTGACCGGCGTGCAATCGGGGGATATCGAAGGGCCTGAAGGCTGGATTGTTAAGGCCTGA
- a CDS encoding metal ABC transporter permease: MMLYTTLVEPFVEFGFMRRALVACLALGIGSGPVGVLLMLRRMSLVGDAMSHAVLPGAAVGFLFAGLSLPAMGFGGLIAGLAVALLSGLVSRLTALREDASFASFYLTSLAAGVLIVSLHGSNVDLLHVLFGTILAIDSSAIYMVGGIASFTLILLALIYRPLVLECFDPGFLRAVGGRGSLYHVLFLLLVVLNLVAGFQALGTLMAVGMMMLPATAARFWATSLSALMMISTLVATLSGLIGLIVSYHLGVASGPAIVLTASAFYGFSLLFGRSGILRRLFPKPHLAN; encoded by the coding sequence ATGATGCTCTACACCACGTTGGTTGAACCCTTTGTCGAGTTCGGTTTTATGCGCCGCGCGCTGGTTGCGTGCCTGGCATTGGGCATCGGTTCCGGGCCAGTGGGCGTGTTGTTGATGTTGCGGCGCATGAGCCTGGTCGGCGATGCAATGAGCCACGCGGTGTTGCCTGGAGCCGCGGTGGGCTTTTTATTCGCGGGTCTGTCGCTGCCGGCCATGGGTTTCGGCGGATTAATTGCCGGCTTGGCGGTGGCGCTATTGTCCGGGTTGGTCAGCCGACTCACCGCCCTACGTGAAGACGCAAGCTTTGCCAGTTTTTACCTGACATCATTGGCGGCTGGGGTATTGATCGTCTCACTGCACGGTTCAAACGTGGACTTGTTGCATGTGCTGTTCGGCACCATTTTGGCCATCGACTCCAGCGCAATCTATATGGTCGGCGGGATCGCATCGTTCACCCTGATCCTGCTCGCACTGATCTACCGACCGCTGGTGTTGGAGTGTTTCGACCCCGGTTTCTTGAGGGCAGTGGGCGGTCGCGGTTCCCTCTACCATGTGCTTTTTCTGCTGCTGGTGGTGCTGAATTTGGTAGCTGGATTCCAAGCGTTGGGCACCTTGATGGCGGTCGGGATGATGATGCTTCCGGCCACGGCAGCACGTTTTTGGGCCACATCCTTGAGCGCCTTGATGATGATTTCGACACTGGTGGCCACGCTCTCTGGGCTCATCGGCTTGATCGTGTCTTATCACCTGGGCGTCGCATCCGGTCCGGCCATCGTGCTGACCGCCAGTGCGTTTTATGGCTTCTCATTGTTGTTCGGTCGCAGCGGCATTCTGCGTCGATTGTTCCCCAAACCTCACTTGGCTAACTGA
- the aztA gene encoding zinc ABC transporter ATP-binding protein AztA, whose amino-acid sequence MSAAIALDNLTVAYERRPAVHHISGRFEAGSLTAIVGPNGAGKSTLIKAIAGTMKPASGRVDLGKIATRTLGYLPQAAEIDRSFPLSVSDTVAMGAWRSIGPFRGLSRDQSKRTRDALLAVGLEGFEARSVGSLSSGQFQRVLFARLLLQDAAVILLDEPFTAIDARTTRDLLELVRVWHGQGRTVIAVLHDLEQVRKHFPQTLLMARETIAWGATAEVLSVENLRKARNMAEFWSADADQCATHDDDAAGDRS is encoded by the coding sequence ATGAGCGCCGCCATCGCGTTGGACAATCTCACCGTCGCCTACGAGCGTCGCCCAGCGGTGCACCACATCAGTGGGCGCTTCGAGGCGGGCAGCCTGACGGCGATCGTCGGGCCAAATGGCGCGGGAAAATCGACCCTGATCAAAGCCATCGCCGGCACCATGAAGCCAGCGTCGGGGCGGGTTGACCTCGGTAAGATCGCCACTCGCACGCTGGGCTATCTGCCACAGGCTGCCGAGATCGACCGCAGTTTCCCACTGAGCGTTTCCGACACCGTGGCCATGGGCGCGTGGCGCAGCATCGGTCCTTTCCGTGGCCTGAGTCGCGACCAAAGCAAACGCACCCGAGACGCACTTCTGGCGGTTGGTCTAGAAGGATTTGAGGCGCGCAGCGTTGGCTCGCTGTCTTCAGGGCAGTTTCAAAGGGTGCTGTTTGCGCGGCTGCTGTTACAAGACGCTGCGGTCATCCTGCTGGACGAACCGTTCACCGCCATTGATGCCCGCACCACCCGCGATTTGCTGGAGTTGGTCCGCGTCTGGCATGGTCAGGGCCGCACGGTGATCGCCGTTCTTCACGACCTGGAGCAAGTTCGCAAGCACTTTCCGCAAACCTTGTTGATGGCCCGCGAAACCATTGCCTGGGGCGCCACCGCCGAGGTGTTGAGCGTCGAAAACCTGCGCAAGGCCCGCAACATGGCCGAATTCTGGAGCGCTGACGCCGACCAATGCGCGACCCACGACGATGACGCCGCAGGTGACCGGTCATGA
- the poxB gene encoding ubiquinone-dependent pyruvate dehydrogenase, with protein sequence MSRTIADHLAQTLAAAGVSNIWGVTGDSLNGLTESLEQLGSIRWMHTRHEEVAAFAAGAEAAASGKLAVCAGSCGPGNLHLINGLYDCHRNQVPVLAIAAHIPSTEIGLGYFQETHPTELFKECSHFVELVTSAEQFPRVLERAMRVAIGQRGVAVIVLPGDIALSEAPDITASWAAAAAPNVTPADEELEKLANLLSQSKAVTLMCGAGCAQAHDQVVALADVLGAPIVHALRGKQYVEYDNPFDVGMTGLIGFSSGYHAMMSCDTLVLLGTNFPYRNFYPTHSNIVQIDIDPGALGRRTPLAMGLVGGIRESLTALLPKLERQPDRRFLETALKHYANARKDLDELARPSAAGQPVHPQYLTHLINEMADQDAVFTADVGTPTLWAARYLSMNGKRSLHGSFNHGSMANAMPQALGAQAAHPGRQVIALCGDGGLSMLLGDLLSTRQLNLPIKMVVFNNSSLGFVAMEMKASGYLPHDTDLQTTDFAAIAKGAGILGIRVESSEALPEALRQALAHDGPVLIDVVTAKHELAMPPKIKWAQARGFSLYMLKAVLSGRGDEVLELAETNLR encoded by the coding sequence ATGTCCAGAACCATCGCCGACCATCTCGCACAGACCCTTGCCGCAGCAGGCGTCTCTAACATATGGGGCGTAACCGGTGACAGCCTTAACGGCCTGACCGAGAGCCTGGAGCAACTGGGTTCTATCCGTTGGATGCATACCCGTCATGAAGAAGTGGCTGCGTTCGCCGCCGGGGCGGAAGCGGCAGCCAGCGGCAAACTGGCGGTGTGCGCGGGCAGCTGCGGGCCTGGCAATCTGCATTTGATCAATGGCCTTTATGACTGTCATCGAAATCAAGTGCCCGTGCTGGCCATTGCAGCGCATATTCCGTCCACCGAAATCGGGCTGGGTTATTTTCAGGAAACTCACCCCACCGAGTTGTTCAAAGAGTGCAGCCATTTTGTCGAATTGGTGACCAGCGCTGAACAATTTCCCCGGGTGCTGGAGCGGGCAATGCGGGTCGCCATTGGCCAGCGCGGGGTCGCCGTTATTGTGTTGCCCGGGGATATAGCGCTTAGCGAAGCACCGGACATCACTGCGAGCTGGGCCGCTGCCGCAGCGCCAAACGTGACGCCTGCCGACGAGGAGCTCGAAAAGCTTGCCAACCTGTTGAGTCAATCCAAAGCCGTGACCTTAATGTGTGGCGCGGGATGTGCGCAGGCCCATGATCAGGTCGTTGCCCTGGCAGACGTGCTGGGCGCGCCAATCGTGCATGCCTTGCGCGGCAAGCAATACGTGGAATATGACAATCCGTTCGATGTCGGCATGACCGGATTGATTGGTTTCAGCTCCGGCTATCACGCCATGATGTCGTGCGACACCTTGGTGTTGCTGGGCACCAACTTTCCCTATCGCAACTTCTACCCGACCCACTCCAACATCGTGCAGATCGACATCGATCCAGGCGCACTTGGACGGCGTACGCCGTTGGCGATGGGGTTGGTCGGTGGCATTCGGGAAAGCCTCACCGCTCTGTTGCCAAAGCTCGAACGCCAGCCGGATCGACGCTTTCTTGAAACAGCTCTGAAACATTACGCTAACGCCCGCAAAGACCTGGATGAACTGGCACGGCCCTCGGCGGCTGGTCAACCGGTCCACCCGCAATACCTGACGCACCTGATCAACGAAATGGCCGATCAGGACGCCGTATTCACCGCTGACGTCGGTACCCCCACGTTATGGGCTGCGCGTTACCTGAGCATGAACGGTAAGCGGTCGTTACACGGCTCGTTCAATCACGGGTCGATGGCCAATGCCATGCCTCAAGCGCTGGGCGCACAGGCTGCGCATCCCGGCCGGCAGGTGATTGCCCTGTGCGGTGACGGCGGGTTGTCGATGTTGCTGGGCGATCTGCTCAGCACCCGCCAGTTGAACTTGCCAATTAAAATGGTGGTATTCAACAACAGTTCGCTGGGGTTCGTGGCGATGGAAATGAAAGCCAGCGGTTATCTGCCCCACGATACTGATTTGCAGACCACTGACTTCGCCGCCATCGCCAAGGGTGCAGGGATTCTGGGAATTCGCGTCGAATCGTCTGAAGCGCTGCCCGAGGCGCTGCGTCAGGCATTGGCCCATGACGGCCCGGTACTGATCGACGTGGTGACAGCCAAGCATGAGTTGGCAATGCCGCCGAAAATAAAATGGGCTCAGGCCAGGGGTTTCAGCCTGTATATGCTCAAAGCAGTGCTCAGCGGACGGGGTGATGAGGTGCTCGAACTGGCGGAAACTAATTTGCGTTAA
- a CDS encoding diguanylate cyclase domain-containing protein, translating to MAQELARSIVNAVNSSQLFGLSLSISVGLANHEPEESIFSLMRRADVALYDAKSAGKNSYSMAAQVAFNV from the coding sequence GTGGCGCAGGAACTGGCGCGGAGCATCGTCAACGCAGTCAACTCAAGCCAGTTGTTCGGCCTGAGCTTGTCCATCAGCGTGGGATTGGCGAATCACGAACCGGAGGAGTCCATTTTCAGCTTGATGCGTCGCGCTGATGTGGCCCTGTATGACGCGAAAAGCGCAGGCAAGAACAGTTACTCAATGGCTGCGCAGGTGGCGTTCAATGTTTGA
- a CDS encoding dTDP-4-amino-4,6-dideoxyglucose formyltransferase — translation MEDVQKFPSPHASRPKRPAQRLLVVSENQELSLFLKSELEKHSFEYLLKVDFCYTSVNQTPQQMIEIGAEKINVKDEATIDRVIKDYDLAFSLHCKQIFPKRLVENICCINFHPGLNPYNRGWFPQAFSIVNGLPTGSTIHLMDAEVDHGEIIDQKIVDIHISDTSLEVYRKIIQAEKDLIQKNIFSIIQGVFETTTPTEDINYNGIKDYRAMCELSLKSIGSLGEHINLLRATSHGDFKNAYFTDIDGKKYFIKVVIEEDA, via the coding sequence ATGGAAGATGTACAGAAATTTCCAAGCCCACATGCCTCTAGACCTAAGCGTCCAGCACAAAGACTACTTGTCGTTTCAGAAAATCAAGAATTGTCGCTTTTTTTGAAAAGTGAACTTGAGAAACACTCATTTGAGTATCTGTTAAAAGTTGATTTCTGCTACACGTCCGTCAATCAGACTCCGCAACAAATGATTGAAATAGGTGCAGAAAAAATTAACGTGAAAGATGAAGCGACTATAGACAGAGTAATAAAAGACTATGATTTGGCCTTTAGTCTACATTGTAAGCAAATTTTCCCTAAACGGCTCGTTGAAAATATATGCTGTATAAATTTTCACCCGGGTTTAAATCCTTATAATCGCGGCTGGTTTCCACAAGCTTTTTCGATCGTGAATGGTTTGCCCACTGGCTCAACTATTCATCTAATGGACGCCGAAGTGGATCATGGCGAGATTATTGACCAGAAAATTGTTGATATCCATATTTCAGACACCTCGCTTGAGGTTTACAGGAAAATCATACAGGCAGAGAAAGATCTTATTCAAAAAAATATCTTTAGTATTATTCAAGGTGTGTTTGAGACAACGACACCAACAGAAGATATAAACTATAACGGTATTAAAGATTATCGAGCGATGTGTGAGCTGTCCCTTAAATCAATTGGTTCGCTCGGTGAGCACATAAATTTATTGCGAGCGACCTCGCACGGCGATTTTAAGAATGCCTACTTCACTGATATTGATGGGAAGAAATATTTTATAAAGGTTGTTATAGAAGAAGACGCTTGA
- a CDS encoding metal ABC transporter substrate-binding protein: protein MKQPMLSGAMAAIVLSVFSSFASAKQLEAVASFTVIADMVHTVGGDRVHVTSLIGPNGDPHVYEPNPADAQALKKADLTFVSGLHLEGWLDRLIKASGYRGEPVVLSTGIKTRSMEEDGKRITDPHAWNSAANAAIYVRNIIAALKKADPEGADIYQANGDRYTAQLQDLDTYARAQVQAIPVAQRKVLTSHDAFGYFGDAYGVTFLSPLGFSTEAEPSAADVSRLIRQIKSEHVSAYFFENSGDPRLVKQIAAASGAQPGGELYVEALSPADGPAATYAQMFRYNVDKLTAAMRRK from the coding sequence ATGAAACAACCCATGCTATCGGGCGCCATGGCAGCCATTGTGCTGTCTGTGTTTTCTAGTTTCGCGTCGGCTAAACAGCTGGAAGCGGTGGCTTCCTTCACCGTCATCGCCGACATGGTGCACACCGTTGGCGGTGATCGGGTTCACGTGACCTCGCTGATTGGCCCCAATGGCGACCCCCACGTGTATGAGCCAAACCCGGCCGACGCTCAAGCGTTGAAAAAAGCTGATCTGACGTTTGTCAGTGGTTTGCACCTGGAAGGTTGGCTGGACCGTTTGATCAAAGCGTCCGGTTATCGCGGTGAGCCCGTGGTGTTATCCACCGGCATCAAGACCCGCAGCATGGAAGAAGATGGCAAGCGCATCACCGACCCACACGCCTGGAACAGCGCCGCCAATGCTGCGATTTACGTGCGCAACATCATTGCCGCGCTGAAGAAAGCCGACCCCGAAGGCGCCGATATCTATCAAGCCAACGGCGACCGTTACACCGCTCAACTGCAAGACCTGGACACCTATGCTCGCGCTCAAGTGCAGGCAATTCCCGTTGCCCAGCGCAAAGTGCTGACCTCCCATGACGCGTTCGGTTACTTCGGCGATGCGTATGGCGTGACCTTCCTCTCACCGCTCGGTTTCTCCACCGAAGCGGAGCCATCGGCGGCGGATGTTTCCAGGTTGATTCGTCAGATCAAGAGCGAGCACGTCAGCGCTTACTTCTTTGAGAACTCCGGTGATCCGCGTCTGGTCAAACAAATCGCCGCCGCCAGCGGCGCTCAACCCGGCGGCGAACTGTACGTTGAAGCCCTGTCCCCAGCCGATGGCCCCGCCGCGACTTATGCACAGATGTTTCGCTACAACGTCGACAAGTTGACCGCAGCGATGCGGAGAAAATAG
- the adhP gene encoding alcohol dehydrogenase AdhP, whose protein sequence is MQKTMKAAVVHAFGKPLEIREVPVPTPGYGQVLVKVAASGVCHTDLHAAEGDWPVKPNPPFIPGHEGVGYVVGVGPGVKHVKEGDRVGVPWLYSTCGHCEHCLGGWETLCEKQENSGYSVNGGFAEYTLADANFVGKLPDNVGFIEIAPILCAGVTVYKGLKMTETKPGQWVVISGIGGLGHMAVQYAKAMGMNVAAVDIDDGKLDLARRLGAEVTVNARHHDPAAFLKDAIGGAHGALVTAVSPIAFKQAMGMTRRGGTIALNGLPAGEFPISIFDMVLNGTTVRGSIVGTRQDLQEALDFAGEGKVKATVSTEKLENVNAVFDRMREGQIEGRVVIDMQD, encoded by the coding sequence ATGCAAAAAACAATGAAAGCCGCAGTCGTCCATGCCTTCGGCAAACCACTGGAAATTCGTGAAGTACCTGTGCCCACTCCGGGTTACGGCCAAGTATTGGTAAAAGTCGCGGCTTCCGGCGTCTGCCACACCGACCTTCATGCTGCTGAGGGCGACTGGCCGGTCAAACCCAACCCACCGTTTATCCCAGGTCATGAAGGGGTGGGTTATGTGGTCGGCGTCGGTCCGGGCGTTAAACACGTTAAAGAAGGTGATCGGGTCGGCGTGCCATGGCTCTATTCAACCTGCGGCCATTGCGAACATTGCCTCGGCGGCTGGGAAACCCTGTGTGAGAAACAAGAAAACAGCGGTTATTCAGTCAACGGTGGATTCGCCGAATACACCCTGGCGGACGCCAACTTCGTCGGCAAATTACCGGACAACGTCGGTTTCATTGAGATTGCCCCCATCCTGTGCGCCGGCGTAACGGTTTACAAAGGCCTGAAGATGACCGAAACCAAACCCGGCCAGTGGGTGGTGATCTCCGGCATCGGCGGCCTGGGTCACATGGCTGTTCAATACGCCAAGGCCATGGGCATGAACGTGGCGGCGGTCGACATTGACGACGGTAAGCTCGACCTGGCCCGCAGGCTTGGTGCTGAAGTCACGGTTAACGCCCGCCATCATGACCCTGCTGCCTTTTTGAAAGACGCCATCGGCGGCGCTCACGGGGCATTGGTTACTGCGGTTTCGCCAATAGCATTTAAACAAGCCATGGGCATGACCCGTCGCGGCGGCACTATCGCGCTCAATGGCCTGCCCGCAGGTGAGTTCCCTATATCGATCTTCGACATGGTACTGAACGGCACCACGGTGCGTGGTTCTATCGTCGGCACCCGTCAGGACCTTCAAGAGGCATTGGATTTCGCCGGCGAAGGCAAAGTAAAAGCGACGGTTTCAACGGAGAAACTGGAGAACGTCAACGCGGTGTTTGATCGGATGCGTGAAGGCCAGATCGAGGGACGCGTGGTTATCGACATGCAGGACTGA